GTAGCGATCGCCTTTTTTGTAGCCTTTCAGTAATTTCAAGCCACATTCTTACGGGTAAAATTGCGCTCTACCCATCGATAGGTAGAGAAACGAGATTTGTCATTTACTTCTTTTCTTTGAACAGTTAGTTAGACGAGATTGATTTCAGTGGCAGAAAGGTGGAATCAAAAGCAGACGGGACGGAGAGTTTGTTGAACTTGCCCTCGACAGAGATACTCAATCAGACTTGAGCGGCGATCGTATTAAAGCCTGGGTTACTCAGCTAGAGCAAAAACTTGGAGGATGAGCAGTACGGATTTGGGTTAAGACCCAGAGCAATGTGATGAGTTGTTTTAACGCATAGTGAAAAACTCTTCTCCTAGCGAGGGATGAATGCCGATCGCTTGATCAAAGTGCTTCTTGGTGACTCCTGCTTTCATCGCAGGCGCAACCATTTGAATAATCTCACTTGCATATTCACCCACCATGTGAGCGCCTAAAACTCGGTCGGAGTGCTGATCAATCACAAGTTTGAGCAATGCTTCTTGCTTTGATTCCCCGATGAGATTAAATAACGGTTGAAACGTTTTGCGGTAGCATCGAACCGCATTCCCAAACTTCTCGCGGGCTTGCGTTTCGCTCAATCCGATTGTTGCGGCTTCAGGTTTTGTCGAGATGACAGCAGGAATATTCTTGTAGCTAACAGCACAAGTCTGATTACCAAATTCGGTATCAGCAAATGCACGCCCGGATGCGATCGCAACCGGAGTCCAATGTGGGCGGAGGGTACAGTCTCCAACAGCGAAAATATTGGGCTGCGAGGTGCAACTATATCCATCAACAGCAATTGCGCCTCGATCGAGGTCAATATTAATCTGCTCTAAGTTGAGTTCATCTAAGTTAGGCGTGCGCTCCTCAATCCAAACAACCGTCGTCGCAGAAATCTTATCTACTTCACCAGAGAGACTAATATTGATACAGGACTGTTCGCGCTCAAGTTTTTGCACTTGCGATCGACATAGAATCTGAAACCCAAGCGGGTCTATCGCCTGAATTATGCAGAGGTAGAATCTAAGTGCCAGCAAACGAGATAGCGTAACCTCGTGCGGTTCTCGTTGCTTGAAAGGCTGATGGGTTTAAGAAAAGAGGATTCTACATTACGTTTGCTCTAACTTAAAATTCATCCAAATTTTATTTACTTAAACCTGAAATAAAGCATTCACTTCTCTTTAAGGGCATCCTATCAAGTAATGTTTCGAGAAAGTGAAACGAGATGAATCGTACTTGGCTCAGTTTGGGATTGATGGGGATGGGGTTGATAGTCAGTGTCGATCTCAGTTCGGCTCAAACCGTCGTACCGGATAGAACACTGAATACGATCGTCAATACTTCAAACAATCGTGACTTCACCATCACCAATGGCACCGCAGCAGGCAGCAACCTTTTCCATAGCTTCCGCGAATTCTCGATTCCAACAGGCGGTTCTGCCACTTTTGATCTGGTTAACACGCCTAATATTTCCACGATTCTTAGTCGAGTAACTGGTAGCAATGTTTCTAGCATTGATGGACTAATCAAAACCAGTAACAGCATCAATCCAGTGAGTTTATTTCTCCTCAATCCCAATGGCATCCTCTTTGGGACAAATGCTCGACTCGACATCGGTGGATCGTTCATTGGCACAACTGCTACCAGTGTCAAGTTTGTCGATGGTGCAGAGTTTGCAGCAGATCCGAGTATTGCACCGCTCTTGACGATGAGTGTGCCGATCGGTCTGCAAATGGGGCGAAATCCAGGTACGATCGCGGTTAACGGAACCGGACACACGCTGCAATTGCCAAGTACTTATGCACCCGTAATTAGAACCAGCCCACCCACATCAGGATTACAGGTCAAGCCGAATCGAACTCTGGCACTCGTCGGAGGCAATGTGACGCTAGATGGTGGCGTTCTGTCAGCCCCGCAGGGAAGGCTAGAGATCATCAGTGGTAGCAGTGGCAGCGTCAGCTTAGCACCCGTTGCTCAAGGCTGGGATTTGAATGCAGATTCCCTGCAAGCTGATCGAGATATTTCGCTCACGAATCGATCGTCGCTCGATGCAAGTGGAGCAGGCAACACGGCTCTTCAGCTTGTCGGCAAGACGATTCAGATTCGCAATGGCTCGATCGCACTCATGGTGACTCAGGGATCTCAACCGCCCGGCAGTTTTCAGATTAAAGCGTCCGAAGCCTTTCAACTCTCTGGACTAGATCGATCCGGCAGGTTTGGTAGCTATGTGATCAATGATGTCTTTGCTGGAACCGGGGCAGACATGACGATCGTGGCTCCTCAGATCAGGCTATCGGAGACAGCGATGGTTCACGCGAGAGCCTTTGGCAGAAGTCAAGCGGGGAATGTTGCAATCAAGGCATCTACGATTCAACTTGATGGACAAGCCGACACCAATCCGACAATCCGCACTAGACTTGCTGCTTCAACATTGGGTCAGAGCAATGCAGGAATCTTCACGATTTCAGCGGATCAACTCCTCGTTCTCAATAGTGCAATTATTTCATCTTCTAACCTTGGCAGCGGACGGGGTGGAGATATGCTCGTGGTTGCCAATACGGTCAAGGTTGATGGCTTTAGTCCACTCACTCGACAGCCTAGCCTATTGACTGTCGCTGCTTTAGGAGCAGGGAACGCAGGTAAATTGAGCATCAATACCCAAGAATTAAGCGTGACTCGTGGGGGCAATATCAACACCTCAACGCTGGCGAGCGGCAATGCTGGCAGCTTGGAGATCACTGCGACTCGCTCGATCGAAGTGAGTGGGGGGGTGCCGTCTTTGAGCGGCGAGGCCGAGGTGAGTGTAATCGCGTCGGCGGCAAGTGTGGTTTCTCCCGAAATTCAACGAGTCCTGGCATTGCCACCGATCCCAAGTGGTGCAGCGGGCAGTCTGACCCTCAACACGCCATCGTTGAGCATCCTAGATGGCGCGACGGTCAAGGTTGATAACCAGGGGTTAGGAAACGCTGGGACTTTGAACATCAATGCGAACTCTATCTACTTGAACGGAGGCAGCACGATCGCAGCGGTGACAGCGGTCGGCGATGGCGGCAACCTCTCCCTAACGGCTCAAACACTCTTACTGCGCGATCGCGCTTCGATTACGGCAACAGCAGGCGGAGCAGGCAACGGCGGCAATATTACGATTCAGTCTCCGATCGTGCTGGGATTAGGAAACAGTGACATTGTTGCGAATGCGGACAGGGGGCAAGGGGGCAATATNGCCATCACGACTCAAGGTATCTTTGGCTTGCAGAACCGCGATCGCCTCACACCCGCCAGCGACATCACCGCCAGTTCCNAATTTGGCATTAANGGAACTGTTCAAGTCAACAATGTTGGCGTTGACCCCAACGCTGGCTTAGTCGAACTCTCAGACACCCTGATTGATCAAACCCAACAACTGACAGCAGGATGTTCCTCGAATCAAGGCAGCAGTTTTGTGATGACGGGACGCGGGGGCATCCCAATGAATCCGCTTGACCAAACAGCAGGTCGCCATCGCACTTGGACAGATCTGCGTTCTCTCTCTCTAAGCAATCAATCTGTCAGGGCTGAATCAACTTTACCATTAGTGGAAGCCACGACTTGGAAACGCGATCT
This genomic interval from Leptolyngbya sp. NIES-2104 contains the following:
- a CDS encoding FAD-dependent oxidoreductase codes for the protein MLALRFYLCIIQAIDPLGFQILCRSQVQKLEREQSCINISLSGEVDKISATTVVWIEERTPNLDELNLEQINIDLDRGAIAVDGYSCTSQPNIFAVGDCTLRPHWTPVAIASGRAFADTEFGNQTCAVSYKNIPAVISTKPEAATIGLSETQAREKFGNAVRCYRKTFQPLFNLIGESKQEALLKLVIDQHSDRVLGAHMVGEYASEIIQMVAPAMKAGVTKKHFDQAIGIHPSLGEEFFTMR
- a CDS encoding filamentous hemagglutinin N-terminal domain-containing protein, with the protein product MNRTWLSLGLMGMGLIVSVDLSSAQTVVPDRTLNTIVNTSNNRDFTITNGTAAGSNLFHSFREFSIPTGGSATFDLVNTPNISTILSRVTGSNVSSIDGLIKTSNSINPVSLFLLNPNGILFGTNARLDIGGSFIGTTATSVKFVDGAEFAADPSIAPLLTMSVPIGLQMGRNPGTIAVNGTGHTLQLPSTYAPVIRTSPPTSGLQVKPNRTLALVGGNVTLDGGVLSAPQGRLEIISGSSGSVSLAPVAQGWDLNADSLQADRDISLTNRSSLDASGAGNTALQLVGKTIQIRNGSIALMVTQGSQPPGSFQIKASEAFQLSGLDRSGRFGSYVINDVFAGTGADMTIVAPQIRLSETAMVHARAFGRSQAGNVAIKASTIQLDGQADTNPTIRTRLAASTLGQSNAGIFTISADQLLVLNSAIISSSNLGSGRGGDMLVVANTVKVDGFSPLTRQPSLLTVAALGAGNAGKLSINTQELSVTRGGNINTSTLASGNAGSLEITATRSIEVSGGVPSLSGEAEVSVIASAASVVSPEIQRVLALPPIPSGAAGSLTLNTPSLSILDGATVKVDNQGLGNAGTLNINANSIYLNGGSTIAAVTAVGDGGNLSLTAQTLLLRDRASITATAGGAGNGGNITIQSPIVLGLGNSDIVANADRGQGGNXAITTQGIFGLQNRDRLTPASDITASSXFGIXGTVQVNNVGVDPNAGLVELSDTLIDQTQQLTAGCSSNQGSSFVMTGRGGIPMNPLDQTAGRHRTWTDLRSLSLSNQSVRAESTLPLVEATTWKRDLSGRVQLIAESPIPSTQTATCAGGDR